A region from the Osmerus eperlanus chromosome 11, fOsmEpe2.1, whole genome shotgun sequence genome encodes:
- the LOC134029430 gene encoding zinc-binding protein A33-like, whose translation MTQGKDTVKRAQSTLPDPQLVSGALIDVAKHLGNLTFRVWDKIQDIVTYTPVTLDPNTAHPRLILSEDLTSVRLSQTSQQLPDNPERFDYYRRVLGSEGFNSGTHSWDVQVGDSTCWFMGVVAESVQRKGNKLGGYWRIVFIKGKYTAVSSSWSATVLTVGQNPQRIRVQLDWDGGKLSFSDPDRNTLLHTLTHTFTERVFPYIDNMCTLHPLRIVPVKASVTVEQHSR comes from the exons ATGACGCAG ggaaaggacacAGTGAAGAG AGCCCAGTCCACTCTGCCGGATCCACAGCTGGTCTCGGGAGCGCTGATAGACGTGGCCAAACACCTGGGCAACCTGACCTTCAGAGTCTGGGATAAGAtccaggacattgtcacataca ctcctgtGACTCTGGACCCCAACACTGCCCACCCACgcctcatcctgtctgaggatctGACCAGTGTGAGACTCAGTCAGACGAGCCAGCAGCTTcctgacaacccagagaggtttgaTTACTATAGACGTGTCCTGGGCTCTGAGGGCTTTAACtcagggacacacagctgggatgtTCAGGTGGGAGACAGTACATGCTGGTTCATGGGTGTGGTAGCAGAGTCTGTACAGAGGAAGGGAAACAAACTGGGTGGATACTGGAGAATCGTTTTCATCAAGGGTAAATACACAGCAGTATCCTCATCATGGTCAGCCACTGTTCTCACAGTGGGACAGAACCCCCAGAGGATCAGAGTGCAGCTGGACTGGGACGGAGGAaagctgtcattctctgaccCTGATAgaaacacactcctacacacactcacacacaccttcactgaGAGAGTGTTTCCATACATTGATAATATGTGCACTCTCCACCCTCTGAGGATCGTACCAGTGAAGGCCTCTGTAACAGTAGAACAGCACAGTCGTTAG
- the LOC134028931 gene encoding GTPase IMAP family member 7-like, which yields MDTPSNNEYAPLVSDDHLSSNNSDHPSDLRIVLVGKVGAGKSSSGNTILGLSYPEGFKDETSPNSVTTKCEMRSAEVAGKKIDVIDTPGIDDQLLKDRWAITKLIRKFGRAEKEAIAECVNMSAPGPHVFLLVIKLTRFTKEERNAVKWIEDNFGRNATQYIIILFTGGDALKRDNKNIKDFVRAHPELMALVHRCGYRCHVFDNTTRDETQVSKLLDMIEDVVEWNGDHYTNAMYKEAQKNVKKKLLIGVAKEAGLGLAGVVAAPLEIAVITGLVVGGAASGAISSYKK from the exons ATGGACACACCTTCCAATAATG AATATGCTCCACTGGTGTCAGATGATCATTTGTCCTCAAATA ATTCTGATCATCCCTCTGACCTGAGGATCGTTCTGGTGGGGAAGGTAGGAGCAGGGAAGAGTtcatcaggaaacaccatcctgggtCTTTCATACCCTGAGGGGTTTAAGGATGAAACCTCTCCAAACTCTGTAACTACAAAGTGTGAAATGCGGAGTGCAGAGGTGGCTGGAAAGAAGATTGATGTAATCGACACTCCAGGCATAGACGATCAATTACTGAAAGATAGATGGGCTATCACCAAATTGATCAGAAAGTTTGGTAGAGCAGAGAAAGAGGCTATAGCAGAGTGTGTTAATATGTCTGCCCCAGGCCCCCATGTGTTCCTGCTAGTGATCAAGCTGACCAGGTTtacaaaagaggagagaaatgcAGTGAAATGGATCGAGGACAACTTTGGCCGGAACGCAACACAGTATATCATCATACTATTCACTGGTGGGGATGCCCTAAAGAGAGACAATAAGAATATAAAGGACTTTGTGAGAGCGCATCCCGAACTCATGGCACTAGTCCACAGATGTGGCTACAGGTGTCATGTATTTGACAACACAACGAGGGATGAAACCCAGGTCAGCAAGTTGCTGGATATGATAGAGGATGTGGTGGAATGGAATGGAGATCACTACACCAATGCCATGTACAAGGAAGCGCAGAAGAATGTTAAGAAAAAATTGTTGATAGGTGTGGCCAAAGAAGCAGGTTTGGGTCTGGCTGGGGTCGTTGCAGCCCCCTTAGAAATTGCAGTTATTACTGGGTTGGTTGTAGGCGGGGCCGCCAGTGGTGCTATATCAAGCTATAAAAAGTAG